A region from the Populus trichocarpa isolate Nisqually-1 chromosome 18, P.trichocarpa_v4.1, whole genome shotgun sequence genome encodes:
- the LOC7461598 gene encoding flavonoid 3-O-glucosyltransferase isoform X1, whose protein sequence is MSEAKNDLKHIAVLAFPFATHAAPLFSLIRRLSTMAPQAKFSFFSTKESNSKIFSNQGRMESIKPYNVNDGLPEDYMISFANPHEPVEYFLKAVPGNFKQAMEVAVQVIGREITCIISDAFFWFGADIARELHVPWVPLWTAGPRPLLLHLETDLVRQKMGGDGKVFDGVPEDRTMDFLPGFSEIRAADIPKELLYEDEKPGIPAILYKMGKMLPRAAAGVLSSWEKLDPDVVNQLQSRLHNFLEVGPLVLTSPDPVMSDPQCCLEWLDKQKRGSVLYVCFGSMIMPPPHELAELAEALEECDSPFLWSFRDNPEAKLPEGFLERTKEKGKVVSWTPQLKVLQHNATGVFLTHAGWNSISESIVGCVPMICRPFFGDQALNTRTVEAIWKIGVGIEGGTITKDGVTKAIKLILSTEEGEKMRKNVEHLQHLALDAVSNGSSSKNFEALLVVVTK, encoded by the exons ATGTCAGAAGCAAAAAACGACTTGAAACACATTGCTGTGCTAGCATTCCCGTTTGCCACCCATGCTGCTCCCCTCTTTTCCCTCATTAGGAGGCTATCCACGATGGCTCCGCAAGCGAAGTTTTCATTCTTTAGCACAAAAGAATCCAATAGCAAAATTTTCTCAAATCAAGGGCGGATGGAAAGCATAAAACCCTACAATGTAAACGATGGTTTACCTGAGGATTACATGATTTCATTTGCAAATCCCCATGAGCCGGTTGAGTACTTTTTGAAGGCGGTCCCCGGGAATTTTAAGCAAGCCATGGAGGTGGCCGTGCAGGTTATTGGGAGGGAAATTACTTGCATCATCAGTGATGCATTCTTTTGGTTTGGGGCGGATATTGCACGCGAATTACACGTACCATGGGTGCCACTTTGGACTGCTGGACCTCGTCCCCTCCTTTTGCATCTTGAAACCGATCTAGTCCGCCAGAAAATGGGAGGCGATGGTAAGGTTTTTGATG GAGTACCGGAAGATAGAACCATGGACTTTCTTCCAGGTTTTTCTGAAATACGAGCTGCTGATATACCTAAAGAACTGCTCTATGAAGACGAAAAACCAGGAATCCCAGCAATATTGTATAAAATGGGAAAAATGTTACCACGAGCAGCTGCTGGTGTATTAAGCTCGTGGGAGAAATTAGACCCTGATGTGGTGAATCAGCTCCAGTCaagacttcataattttcttgAAGTTGGTCCCTTAGTGTTGACATCTCCAGATCCTGTTATGTCCGATCCACAATGTTGCCTAGAGTGGCTGGACAAGCAGAAACGAGGCTCAGTCTTGTACGTTTGTTTTGGAAGTATGATAATGCCACCACCTCATGAGTTAGCAGAGTTAGCAGAAGCACTAGAGGAATGCGATTCGCCATTTCTTTGGTCATTTAGAGACAATCCTGAGGCAAAATTGCCTGAAGGGTTCTTAGAAAGGACTAAGGAGAAGGGAAAAGTAGTCTCATGGACTCCACAGTTAAAAGTCTTGCAACACAATGCAACTGGAGTGTTTCTTACACATGCTGGATGGAATTCGATTTCAGAGAGTATTGTTGGATGCGTGCCCATGATTTGTAGGCCTTTCTTCGGGGATCAAGCCTTGAACACAAGGACTGTAGAGGCTATATGGAAAATTGGTGTTGGGATTGAAGGAGGGACGATAACTAAAGATGGAGTAACCAAAGCTATAAAACTTATTTTGTCAAccgaagaaggagaaaaaatgcGGAAGAACGTTGAACACCTCCAACATCTTGCTTTGGATGCAGTGTCAAATGGCAGCTCTTCGAAAAACTTCGAAGCACTGCTAGTGGTTGTCACCAAGTAA
- the LOC7461598 gene encoding flavonoid 3-O-glucosyltransferase isoform X2, translated as MSEAKNDLKHIAVLAFPFATHAAPLFSLIRRLSTMAPQAKFSFFSTKESNSKIFSNQGRMESIKPYNVNDGLPEDYMISFANPHEPVEYFLKAVPGNFKQAMEVAVQVIGREITCIISDAFFWFGADIARELHVPWVPLWTAGPRPLLLHLETDLVRQKMGGDGVPEDRTMDFLPGFSEIRAADIPKELLYEDEKPGIPAILYKMGKMLPRAAAGVLSSWEKLDPDVVNQLQSRLHNFLEVGPLVLTSPDPVMSDPQCCLEWLDKQKRGSVLYVCFGSMIMPPPHELAELAEALEECDSPFLWSFRDNPEAKLPEGFLERTKEKGKVVSWTPQLKVLQHNATGVFLTHAGWNSISESIVGCVPMICRPFFGDQALNTRTVEAIWKIGVGIEGGTITKDGVTKAIKLILSTEEGEKMRKNVEHLQHLALDAVSNGSSSKNFEALLVVVTK; from the exons ATGTCAGAAGCAAAAAACGACTTGAAACACATTGCTGTGCTAGCATTCCCGTTTGCCACCCATGCTGCTCCCCTCTTTTCCCTCATTAGGAGGCTATCCACGATGGCTCCGCAAGCGAAGTTTTCATTCTTTAGCACAAAAGAATCCAATAGCAAAATTTTCTCAAATCAAGGGCGGATGGAAAGCATAAAACCCTACAATGTAAACGATGGTTTACCTGAGGATTACATGATTTCATTTGCAAATCCCCATGAGCCGGTTGAGTACTTTTTGAAGGCGGTCCCCGGGAATTTTAAGCAAGCCATGGAGGTGGCCGTGCAGGTTATTGGGAGGGAAATTACTTGCATCATCAGTGATGCATTCTTTTGGTTTGGGGCGGATATTGCACGCGAATTACACGTACCATGGGTGCCACTTTGGACTGCTGGACCTCGTCCCCTCCTTTTGCATCTTGAAACCGATCTAGTCCGCCAGAAAATGGGAGGCGATG GAGTACCGGAAGATAGAACCATGGACTTTCTTCCAGGTTTTTCTGAAATACGAGCTGCTGATATACCTAAAGAACTGCTCTATGAAGACGAAAAACCAGGAATCCCAGCAATATTGTATAAAATGGGAAAAATGTTACCACGAGCAGCTGCTGGTGTATTAAGCTCGTGGGAGAAATTAGACCCTGATGTGGTGAATCAGCTCCAGTCaagacttcataattttcttgAAGTTGGTCCCTTAGTGTTGACATCTCCAGATCCTGTTATGTCCGATCCACAATGTTGCCTAGAGTGGCTGGACAAGCAGAAACGAGGCTCAGTCTTGTACGTTTGTTTTGGAAGTATGATAATGCCACCACCTCATGAGTTAGCAGAGTTAGCAGAAGCACTAGAGGAATGCGATTCGCCATTTCTTTGGTCATTTAGAGACAATCCTGAGGCAAAATTGCCTGAAGGGTTCTTAGAAAGGACTAAGGAGAAGGGAAAAGTAGTCTCATGGACTCCACAGTTAAAAGTCTTGCAACACAATGCAACTGGAGTGTTTCTTACACATGCTGGATGGAATTCGATTTCAGAGAGTATTGTTGGATGCGTGCCCATGATTTGTAGGCCTTTCTTCGGGGATCAAGCCTTGAACACAAGGACTGTAGAGGCTATATGGAAAATTGGTGTTGGGATTGAAGGAGGGACGATAACTAAAGATGGAGTAACCAAAGCTATAAAACTTATTTTGTCAAccgaagaaggagaaaaaatgcGGAAGAACGTTGAACACCTCCAACATCTTGCTTTGGATGCAGTGTCAAATGGCAGCTCTTCGAAAAACTTCGAAGCACTGCTAGTGGTTGTCACCAAGTAA
- the LOC7488991 gene encoding pathogenesis-related protein PR-1 codes for MHSWHASIAIFILLVSSSHAVITKRPNPYLSTANRFLAPQNAVRASLRIRPLVWDAKLERYAQWYANQRRSDCALKHSNGPYGENIFWGSGSDWTPAQAAVAWVSERKCYDYRSNSCAQGEECGHYTQVVWRNTRRIGCARVTCFGGRGVFMTCNYDPPGNYIGEKPY; via the coding sequence ATGCATTCTTGGCATGCTTCCATCGCCATTTTTATCCTTCTCGTTTCTAGCTCTCATGCTGTCATCACCAAACGACCAAATCCCTACCTTAGCACGGCAAACCGATTCTTGGCTCCTCAAAATGCTGTCCGAGCCTCATTGAGGATCCGACCATTAGTGTGGGATGCAAAATTGGAACGTTACGCACAATGGTATGCCAACCAGAGGCGCTCTGACTGTGCGTTAAAGCATTCTAATGGACCTTACGGTGAGAACATCTTTTGGGGTAGTGGCAGTGACTGGACTCCAGCTCAGGCGGCCGTGGCGTGGGTCTCAGAGCGTAAATGTTATGATTACAGGTCTAATTCTTGTGCCCAGGGCGAAGAATGTGGACATTATACTCAAGTTGTGTGGAGGAATACAAGAAGAATTGGGTGTGCTAGAGTGACTTGTTTTGGTGGACGAGGTGttttcatgacctgcaactatGATCCTCCTGGGAATTACATAGGAGAAAAGCCTTATTGA